From a region of the Thermus caldilimi genome:
- a CDS encoding vWA domain-containing protein: MLWLLLPVLLLVYLLYRAKRPRVRPWAGVWLWQRGRKKRFRPWLDLRLFLLLLAAALMVLALEDPPLGPSPMVFVVDTSASMASREGAKTRLDLAKERLLPLLERAPEAVLVRAGERPEAYGPAPGIALRTRLLALEAKDREARLEEAIALGRRLLKAPVLVATDGPPPPGAEGYIGVGSPRENLGIVAVAQGFLALGNSASRPLVAQVEVGGRVEEVRVPARGFAQLENLPPTFTARLLNGGVLDLDDEAGFGLKRIGVDYPKAPALERLFLLLGAVPGEEVRVRIGVPQGLPDRPTLYLAPSGGNPTLVLLTTPHPLLEGVALLGERLPPPPKPPAPWQPLVEGEDGVGLVYLTERGLYLPPLAALQERPFFPLLVYNFLKPYREVRAGLLSPGETLLPTPGPSFLPSKQGGAGRFLALLAALVLLLEAFLFRPKPRAQEA; encoded by the coding sequence ATGCTCTGGCTCCTCCTTCCGGTGCTCCTCCTCGTATACCTCCTTTACCGGGCGAAGAGGCCCAGGGTGCGCCCCTGGGCCGGGGTATGGCTTTGGCAGAGGGGCAGGAAGAAGCGCTTTCGGCCCTGGCTGGACTTAAGGCTTTTCCTCCTTCTCCTGGCAGCCGCCTTGATGGTCCTGGCCCTCGAGGATCCCCCCTTGGGGCCCTCCCCCATGGTCTTCGTGGTGGACACCTCGGCCAGTATGGCCTCCCGGGAAGGGGCCAAGACCCGTTTGGACCTGGCCAAGGAAAGGCTTCTTCCCCTCCTGGAAAGAGCCCCGGAGGCCGTCTTGGTGCGGGCTGGGGAAAGGCCGGAAGCCTATGGCCCCGCCCCCGGCATCGCCCTGAGAACCCGGCTCCTGGCGCTGGAGGCCAAGGACCGGGAGGCCCGGCTGGAGGAGGCCATCGCCCTAGGGCGGAGGCTTCTAAAAGCTCCGGTGCTGGTGGCCACGGATGGCCCCCCGCCCCCTGGGGCGGAGGGGTACATCGGGGTGGGAAGCCCCAGGGAGAACCTGGGGATCGTGGCCGTGGCCCAAGGGTTTCTGGCCTTAGGGAATAGCGCAAGCCGCCCCCTTGTCGCCCAGGTGGAGGTAGGTGGCAGGGTGGAAGAGGTGCGGGTTCCGGCCCGGGGCTTTGCCCAGCTGGAAAACCTTCCCCCCACCTTTACCGCCCGGCTCCTGAATGGAGGTGTCCTGGACTTGGACGACGAAGCGGGCTTCGGCCTAAAGCGGATCGGGGTGGACTACCCCAAGGCCCCTGCCTTGGAAAGGCTCTTCCTCCTTCTGGGGGCGGTTCCTGGGGAGGAGGTGCGGGTGCGCATCGGGGTACCCCAGGGGCTTCCCGACAGGCCTACCCTCTATCTGGCCCCTTCCGGGGGAAACCCTACCCTGGTTCTCCTCACCACCCCCCACCCCCTACTGGAAGGAGTAGCCCTCTTGGGGGAGAGACTCCCCCCACCCCCCAAGCCCCCCGCCCCCTGGCAGCCCCTGGTGGAAGGGGAGGATGGGGTGGGCCTCGTCTACTTGACGGAAAGAGGCCTGTACCTGCCTCCCTTGGCCGCCCTCCAGGAGCGCCCCTTCTTCCCCCTCCTGGTTTACAACTTCCTCAAACCCTACCGGGAGGTGCGCGCGGGCCTCCTTTCCCCCGGAGAAACCCTCCTGCCCACCCCCGGGCCCAGCTTCCTTCCTTCAAAGCAGGGAGGGGCAGGCCGGTTCCTCGCCCTCCTCGCTGCCTTGGTGCTCCTTCTCGAAGCCTTTCTCTTCCGCCCCAAACCCCGGGCCCAGGAAGCATAA
- a CDS encoding heavy-metal-associated domain-containing protein, which yields MNRVLIGIRGEPTPEGMERILRALRDLEGTSQVQATGPTQVLVEYDPQVLTVMDLLRTIREQGFLAGML from the coding sequence ATGAACCGGGTTCTCATCGGCATCCGGGGAGAGCCTACCCCCGAGGGGATGGAGCGGATCCTTAGGGCGTTGCGGGACCTCGAGGGCACCTCCCAGGTCCAGGCCACCGGCCCCACCCAGGTCCTGGTGGAGTACGACCCTCAGGTTCTCACGGTGATGGACCTTCTCCGCACCATCCGGGAACAGGGCTTCCTGGCAGGCATGCTTTAG
- a CDS encoding acyl-CoA dehydrogenase family protein produces MLDFYALEDLLTPEEKEIRKAARRFLEKEALPFIRDWWEEGVFPTHLIPRFAELGFLGPTLPPEYGGAGVSSAAYGLIAYELERVDSGLRSFVSVQSSLVMYPIYAFGSEEQKREFLPKLARGEMVGCFGLTEPDGGSDPYGNMKTKARREGDIWVLNGTKMWITNGNLAHIAIVWAKDEEGRVLGFIVPTDTPGFQAREVKHKMSLRASVTSELILEEVRVPESLRLPKAEGLKAPLSCLTQARFGIAWGVLGALEAVYTEAVEFAKSRSTFGEPIAKKQLVQAKLAEMLADHTEGLLLAWRLARLKDEGKLKPAQVSLAKRQNVMKALKAARLARDILGGSGITLEYHAIRHMLNLETVYTYEGTHDIHTLVLGREATGLNAF; encoded by the coding sequence ATGCTGGACTTCTACGCCCTGGAAGACCTCCTCACCCCGGAGGAAAAGGAGATTAGGAAGGCCGCCCGCCGCTTCCTGGAAAAGGAGGCCCTGCCCTTTATCCGCGACTGGTGGGAGGAAGGGGTCTTCCCCACCCACCTCATCCCCCGGTTCGCGGAGCTGGGCTTCCTAGGACCCACCCTGCCCCCGGAGTACGGGGGGGCAGGGGTTTCTAGCGCCGCCTACGGCCTCATCGCCTACGAGCTAGAAAGGGTGGACTCGGGGCTCAGGAGCTTCGTGAGCGTGCAGAGCTCCTTGGTCATGTACCCCATCTACGCCTTCGGGAGCGAGGAGCAGAAGCGGGAGTTCCTGCCCAAACTGGCCCGGGGGGAGATGGTGGGCTGCTTCGGCCTCACCGAGCCCGACGGGGGGTCGGACCCCTACGGCAACATGAAGACCAAGGCCCGCCGGGAAGGAGACATCTGGGTGCTGAACGGCACCAAGATGTGGATCACCAACGGCAACCTGGCCCATATCGCCATCGTCTGGGCCAAGGACGAGGAGGGGCGGGTTCTGGGCTTCATCGTCCCCACCGACACCCCAGGCTTCCAGGCCCGGGAGGTGAAGCACAAGATGAGCCTAAGGGCCTCGGTGACCAGCGAGCTCATCCTGGAGGAGGTGCGGGTGCCCGAATCCCTGCGCCTGCCCAAGGCGGAGGGGCTCAAGGCCCCCCTCTCCTGCCTCACCCAGGCCCGCTTCGGCATCGCCTGGGGGGTCCTGGGGGCCCTGGAGGCGGTCTATACCGAGGCGGTGGAGTTCGCCAAGAGCCGAAGCACCTTCGGCGAGCCCATCGCCAAAAAGCAGCTGGTACAGGCCAAGCTGGCGGAGATGCTGGCCGACCACACGGAGGGGCTACTTCTCGCCTGGCGCCTGGCCCGGCTCAAGGACGAGGGGAAGCTCAAGCCGGCCCAGGTTTCCCTGGCCAAGCGGCAGAACGTGATGAAGGCCCTCAAAGCAGCCCGCCTGGCCCGGGACATCCTGGGGGGAAGCGGCATCACCCTGGAGTACCACGCCATCCGCCACATGCTGAACCTGGAAACCGTCTACACCTACGAGGGCACCCACGATATCCACACCCTGGTCCTGGGGCGGGAGGCCACGGGGCTGAACGCCTTTTAG
- a CDS encoding TldD/PmbA family protein has product MTLEEAKRYLLRRARELGLQAEVLFQEERELSLRARQGILEEIKEARQGGIGLRVVAQGRMGYAYTEELSQEALEWALSEARDNALLADKESFIPPGQTLGSHDLLGEGLSAPLETKKQSALELERALREDPRTRSVLMGSYMEKEVRVALSSTLGTEGAFRTGLAGMGGSLVMGDGPSLKQGWDFKLAKEFHLLDPGRTALEIREKTARHLNARPLPTGRYRAYLEPKAMAGLLLVLSRSLSAKSALEGKSRLLNRLGERIASEWVTLVDDPTLEKGLLSRPFDAEGTPARRTVVVEKGIFKTFLHNAETARTLSQENTGHAFRTYRGILDVAPTNLYLEPVGNLRLEKGVLITEFMGLHAGANPVSLDFSLQALGLWVEEGEARYAVENFAVAGNLLELLQAIEGLGDRLEWEVMGAAFGSPLVAVAELSFAGA; this is encoded by the coding sequence ATGACGCTGGAGGAAGCCAAGCGCTACCTGTTAAGGCGCGCAAGGGAACTGGGCCTTCAGGCGGAGGTCCTCTTCCAGGAGGAGCGGGAGCTTTCTTTAAGGGCCCGGCAGGGCATCCTAGAGGAGATCAAGGAGGCCCGCCAGGGGGGAATCGGCCTCCGGGTGGTGGCCCAGGGACGCATGGGCTACGCCTACACGGAAGAGCTTTCCCAGGAGGCCTTAGAGTGGGCCCTATCGGAGGCCAGGGATAACGCCCTTCTTGCCGACAAGGAAAGCTTCATCCCCCCGGGCCAAACTCTGGGAAGCCACGATCTTCTGGGGGAGGGCCTCTCCGCTCCCCTGGAAACCAAGAAACAAAGCGCCCTGGAACTGGAAAGGGCCTTGCGGGAGGACCCCCGCACCCGAAGCGTCCTCATGGGGAGCTACATGGAAAAGGAGGTCCGGGTGGCCCTCTCCAGCACCTTAGGGACCGAGGGTGCCTTCCGCACTGGGCTTGCTGGGATGGGGGGGAGTCTGGTGATGGGGGATGGCCCAAGCCTCAAGCAAGGTTGGGACTTCAAGCTGGCCAAGGAGTTTCACCTCCTGGACCCCGGCCGCACCGCTTTGGAAATCCGGGAGAAAACCGCAAGGCACTTAAACGCCAGGCCCCTTCCCACCGGCCGCTACCGGGCCTACCTGGAGCCCAAGGCCATGGCAGGGCTTCTCCTGGTGCTTTCCCGCTCCCTTTCCGCCAAAAGCGCCCTCGAGGGCAAAAGCCGTCTCTTAAACCGGCTTGGGGAACGGATCGCCTCAGAATGGGTCACCCTGGTGGACGACCCCACCCTGGAAAAGGGCCTCCTTTCCCGCCCCTTTGACGCCGAGGGTACCCCGGCCCGGCGCACGGTGGTGGTGGAGAAGGGAATCTTCAAAACCTTCCTGCACAACGCGGAAACCGCCAGAACCCTGAGCCAGGAGAACACCGGCCACGCCTTCCGCACCTACCGCGGGATTCTGGACGTGGCCCCCACGAACCTTTACCTGGAACCGGTGGGCAACCTGCGCCTGGAAAAGGGTGTCTTGATAACCGAGTTCATGGGCCTCCACGCCGGGGCCAACCCCGTGAGCCTGGACTTCTCCCTGCAGGCCCTGGGGCTTTGGGTGGAGGAGGGGGAGGCGCGGTACGCGGTGGAAAACTTCGCCGTGGCCGGGAACCTCCTGGAGCTCCTTCAGGCCATCGAGGGCCTGGGGGACCGGCTGGAATGGGAGGTGATGGGAGCCGCCTTCGGAAGCCCCTTGGTGGCGGTGGCGGAGCTTTCCTTTGCCGGAGCCTAG
- a CDS encoding TldD/PmbA family protein, whose protein sequence is MLSPDLVETVLRQALEGGADFAEIYAERSRKRRMTVRSGRLEEAISGLDYGAGLRLFFGTEVVYAYTNQLTREGLLEALETLLRAKGALGQVDERGAGGLDFRKASPKGLHTPKVPYGEKDKRYRLERLLEAEAGARIAPEIRQVEASLQEWEQEVLIANTEGTWAEEKRVRTRLFVLAVAQEGTEVQTGYAAPGKSVGLELFDLFPPKEVGAKAARQALTNLRAKPAPAGTMPVVVGNAFGGVIFHEALGHLLETTSVAKKASVLADRLGEEVASPAVTYIDDGTLPHAWGSTEVDDEGRPTERTVLIERGILKSYMVDRLGHLLTGYPMTGSGRRQDYTFAPTSRMRNTFIAPGDKEVEDLIASVEFGLYAKELGGGQVKPGSGEYNFAVQEGYLIRKGRLEEPVRGAMLVGKGPETIRKVVAVAKDWENAPGMCGSLSGMVPVEVGQPHVLVSEIVVGGRA, encoded by the coding sequence ATGCTCAGCCCAGACCTGGTAGAAACCGTCCTACGGCAAGCCTTGGAGGGCGGGGCTGACTTCGCCGAGATCTATGCGGAGCGTTCCCGGAAGCGGCGCATGACCGTGCGTTCGGGCCGCCTGGAGGAGGCCATCTCTGGCCTGGACTACGGAGCGGGCCTCCGCCTCTTCTTTGGCACCGAGGTGGTCTACGCCTACACCAACCAGCTCACCCGCGAAGGCCTCCTGGAAGCCCTGGAAACCCTCCTCCGGGCCAAGGGAGCCCTGGGGCAGGTGGACGAGCGGGGTGCCGGGGGCCTGGACTTCCGCAAAGCTTCCCCCAAAGGCCTCCACACCCCCAAGGTACCCTACGGGGAAAAGGACAAGCGCTACCGTCTGGAAAGGCTTCTGGAGGCAGAGGCCGGCGCCAGGATCGCCCCGGAGATCAGACAGGTGGAGGCCAGCCTCCAGGAGTGGGAGCAAGAAGTCCTGATCGCCAACACGGAGGGCACGTGGGCCGAGGAAAAGAGGGTCCGCACCCGGCTTTTTGTGCTGGCGGTGGCCCAAGAGGGCACGGAGGTGCAGACGGGCTACGCGGCCCCCGGCAAGAGCGTGGGCCTGGAACTCTTTGACCTCTTCCCCCCCAAGGAGGTGGGGGCCAAGGCCGCCCGCCAGGCCCTCACCAACCTGCGGGCCAAGCCCGCCCCCGCCGGGACCATGCCCGTGGTGGTGGGAAACGCCTTCGGCGGGGTCATTTTCCACGAGGCCCTGGGCCATCTTTTGGAAACCACCAGCGTAGCCAAGAAGGCCAGCGTCCTGGCCGATAGGCTTGGGGAGGAGGTGGCAAGCCCTGCGGTCACCTACATCGACGATGGCACCCTCCCCCACGCCTGGGGTTCCACGGAGGTGGACGACGAGGGCCGCCCCACGGAGCGCACGGTGCTGATCGAAAGGGGCATCCTCAAAAGCTACATGGTGGACCGCCTGGGCCACCTTCTCACCGGCTATCCCATGACCGGCTCGGGCCGCAGGCAGGACTACACCTTCGCTCCCACCTCCCGCATGCGCAACACCTTCATCGCCCCGGGGGACAAGGAGGTGGAAGACCTCATCGCCAGCGTGGAGTTCGGCCTCTACGCCAAGGAGTTAGGAGGTGGACAGGTGAAGCCGGGCTCCGGGGAGTACAACTTCGCCGTGCAGGAGGGGTACCTCATCCGCAAGGGGCGCCTCGAGGAGCCGGTGCGCGGGGCCATGCTGGTGGGCAAGGGGCCGGAAACCATCCGGAAGGTGGTGGCCGTGGCCAAGGACTGGGAAAACGCCCCCGGGATGTGCGGGAGCCTATCGGGGATGGTGCCTGTGGAGGTGGGCCAGCCCCATGTGCTGGTCTCGGAGATCGTGGTGGGGGGTAGGGCATGA
- the secA gene encoding preprotein translocase subunit SecA, which translates to MLGLIRKLFDNNEREIARYYKQVVEPTNRLEPEVEKIADLAVAYAELKEKHERGASLEELLPMAFALTRESAKRYLGMRHFDVQLIGGAVLHEGKIAEMKTGEGKTLVATLAVALNALTGKGVHVVTVNDYLARRDAEWMGPVYRGLGLTVGVIQHGSTPEERRKAYLADVTYVTNSELGFDYLRDNMAISPDQLVLRHDTPLHYAIIDEVDSILIDEARTPLIISGPAEKATDLYYKMAEIAKKLERGLPPEPGVRKEPTGDYTIEEKNRSVHLTLQGIAKAEKLLGVEGLFSPENMELAHMLIQAIRAKELYHRDRDYIVQDGQVIIVDEFTGRLMPGRRYGEGLHQAIEAKEGVRIERENQTLATITYQNFFRLYEKRAGMTGTAKTEEKEFQEIYGMDVVVVPTNRPMIRQDFPDVVYRTEKGKFYAVVEEIAEKYERGQPVLVGTISIEKSERLSQMLKEPRLYLPRLEMRLELFKKASQKQQGEEWERLRKLLEKPTQLKDEDLAAFEGLIPQKGNLRAAWEGLKRAVHTLGILRQGIPHQVLNAKHHAKEAEIVAQAGRSKTVTIATNMAGRGTDIKLGGNPEYLAAALLEKEGFDRYEWKVELFIKKMVAGQEEEARALAQELGIKEELQEKIHQIREECKADEERVRQLGGLFILGTERHESRRIDNQLRGRAGRQGDPGGSRFYVSFDDDLMRLFASDRVIAMLDRMGFDDSEPIEHPMVTRSIERAQKRVEDRNFAIRKQLLQFDDVMARQREVIYAQRRLILLGKDEEVKEAALGMVEETVAGIAENFLNPQVHPEDWDLDALKAALLDTVPQLADFPFEGLRTLKPEEGVERLVEAALKAYEAREQELSPPLMRAVERFVILNVVDSAWKEHLHNLDVLRQGIFLRGYGQKDPFQEYKIEATRLFNDMVGFIKGEVAKFLFRLKVEAEPVRPVREAPYVPVPAPQDALRREQLGEARPFGVEKKRPTTPPQPGLSRAERRRLMREEKKRKKE; encoded by the coding sequence ATGCTGGGCCTCATACGGAAGCTCTTTGACAACAACGAGCGGGAGATCGCCCGCTACTACAAGCAGGTGGTGGAGCCCACCAACCGGCTGGAGCCGGAGGTGGAGAAGATCGCTGACCTGGCCGTGGCCTATGCGGAGCTCAAGGAGAAGCACGAGAGGGGAGCGAGCCTCGAGGAGCTTCTCCCCATGGCCTTCGCCTTGACCCGGGAGTCCGCCAAGCGCTATTTGGGCATGCGCCACTTTGACGTGCAGCTCATCGGCGGGGCGGTGCTCCACGAGGGCAAGATCGCGGAGATGAAGACCGGGGAGGGCAAGACCCTGGTGGCCACCCTGGCCGTGGCCTTAAACGCCCTCACCGGCAAGGGCGTGCACGTGGTCACGGTGAACGACTACCTGGCCCGCCGCGACGCGGAGTGGATGGGGCCCGTGTACCGGGGCCTGGGCCTTACGGTGGGGGTCATCCAGCACGGCTCCACCCCCGAGGAGCGTCGCAAGGCCTACCTCGCCGACGTCACCTACGTGACCAACTCCGAGCTGGGCTTCGACTACCTTCGGGACAACATGGCCATCAGTCCAGACCAGCTGGTGCTCCGCCACGATACCCCCTTGCACTACGCCATCATCGACGAGGTGGACTCCATCCTCATCGATGAGGCCCGCACCCCCCTCATCATCAGTGGCCCGGCGGAGAAGGCCACCGACCTCTACTACAAGATGGCGGAGATCGCCAAGAAGCTGGAACGTGGCCTTCCTCCAGAGCCTGGGGTGCGCAAGGAGCCCACGGGGGACTACACCATTGAGGAAAAGAACCGCTCCGTCCATCTCACCCTCCAGGGCATCGCCAAGGCGGAAAAGCTCCTGGGGGTGGAGGGGCTTTTCAGCCCGGAGAACATGGAGCTTGCCCACATGCTCATCCAGGCCATAAGGGCCAAGGAGCTTTACCACCGGGACCGGGACTACATCGTCCAAGACGGCCAGGTCATCATCGTGGACGAGTTCACGGGCCGCCTCATGCCGGGGCGGCGCTATGGGGAGGGCCTCCACCAGGCCATTGAGGCCAAGGAGGGGGTGAGGATCGAGCGGGAGAACCAGACCCTGGCCACCATCACCTACCAGAACTTCTTCCGCCTCTACGAGAAGCGGGCCGGCATGACCGGCACCGCTAAAACCGAGGAGAAGGAGTTCCAGGAGATCTACGGCATGGACGTGGTGGTGGTGCCCACCAACCGCCCCATGATCCGGCAGGATTTCCCCGACGTGGTCTACCGCACGGAGAAGGGCAAGTTCTACGCGGTGGTGGAGGAGATCGCCGAGAAATACGAACGGGGCCAACCCGTATTGGTGGGCACCATCAGCATCGAGAAGTCCGAAAGACTTTCCCAGATGCTCAAGGAGCCCCGCCTCTATCTGCCCAGGCTGGAGATGCGCCTGGAGCTCTTCAAGAAGGCCAGCCAGAAGCAGCAGGGGGAGGAGTGGGAGCGCCTGAGGAAGCTTCTGGAAAAGCCCACCCAGCTTAAGGATGAGGACCTGGCCGCCTTTGAGGGGCTCATCCCCCAGAAGGGGAATCTGCGGGCCGCCTGGGAAGGCTTAAAGCGGGCGGTGCACACCCTGGGCATCCTGCGCCAGGGCATTCCCCATCAGGTGCTGAACGCCAAGCACCACGCCAAGGAGGCGGAGATCGTGGCCCAGGCGGGCCGGAGCAAGACGGTCACCATCGCCACCAACATGGCTGGCCGGGGCACGGACATCAAGCTGGGGGGCAACCCCGAGTACCTGGCGGCAGCCCTTTTGGAAAAGGAGGGCTTTGACCGGTACGAGTGGAAGGTGGAGCTCTTCATCAAGAAGATGGTGGCGGGTCAGGAGGAAGAGGCCCGGGCCCTGGCCCAGGAGTTGGGCATAAAGGAAGAGCTCCAGGAAAAGATCCACCAGATCCGGGAAGAGTGCAAGGCTGATGAGGAACGGGTGCGGCAACTGGGAGGGCTTTTCATCCTGGGCACCGAGCGGCACGAGTCCCGCCGCATCGACAACCAGCTTCGGGGCCGGGCCGGGCGCCAGGGGGACCCGGGGGGAAGCCGCTTCTACGTGAGCTTTGACGACGACCTCATGCGCCTTTTCGCCTCGGACCGGGTCATCGCCATGCTGGACCGCATGGGCTTTGACGACTCCGAGCCCATCGAACATCCCATGGTGACCCGTTCCATCGAAAGGGCCCAGAAGCGGGTGGAGGACCGCAACTTCGCCATCCGCAAGCAGCTTTTGCAGTTTGACGACGTGATGGCCCGCCAGCGGGAGGTGATCTACGCCCAGCGCCGCCTGATCCTTCTGGGGAAGGACGAGGAGGTGAAGGAGGCGGCCTTGGGCATGGTGGAGGAGACGGTGGCGGGGATTGCGGAAAACTTCCTGAACCCGCAGGTGCACCCCGAGGACTGGGACCTGGATGCCTTGAAAGCTGCTCTCCTGGACACCGTGCCCCAGCTGGCGGACTTCCCCTTTGAGGGGCTTCGCACTTTAAAACCGGAAGAGGGCGTGGAGCGCCTGGTGGAGGCGGCCCTAAAGGCCTACGAGGCCAGGGAGCAGGAGCTTTCCCCTCCCCTGATGCGGGCGGTGGAGCGCTTTGTGATCCTCAACGTGGTGGATTCCGCCTGGAAGGAGCACCTGCACAACCTGGACGTGCTCCGTCAGGGCATCTTCCTGCGGGGCTATGGCCAGAAGGACCCCTTCCAGGAGTACAAGATCGAGGCCACCCGGCTTTTCAACGACATGGTGGGCTTCATCAAGGGGGAGGTGGCCAAGTTCCTCTTCCGCCTTAAGGTGGAGGCGGAGCCGGTGCGCCCGGTACGGGAGGCTCCTTACGTGCCCGTGCCCGCTCCCCAGGATGCTTTGCGAAGAGAGCAGCTTGGGGAAGCCCGGCCCTTTGGCGTGGAGAAGAAGCGCCCCACCACGCCGCCCCAGCCTGGCCTTTCCCGGGCCGAGCGCCGAAGGCTCATGCGGGAGGAGAAGAAGCGCAAGAAAGAGTGA
- a CDS encoding AbrB/MazE/SpoVT family DNA-binding domain-containing protein — protein MATVTISPKYQITLPAEVRQALLHPGEKRLVEVVGGEIRLRSWRPPVRQLVRELLQAYPEEAEAVGKATGHDAVGYIRKLRKG, from the coding sequence ATGGCTACGGTCACCATCAGCCCCAAATACCAGATCACCCTACCCGCCGAGGTTCGGCAGGCCTTGCTCCATCCCGGGGAAAAGCGCCTGGTGGAAGTGGTGGGGGGAGAAATCCGCCTACGCTCCTGGCGCCCACCGGTGCGACAGCTTGTGCGGGAACTTCTCCAAGCCTATCCCGAGGAAGCCGAGGCCGTGGGAAAGGCCACGGGGCACGACGCGGTGGGCTATATCCGGAAACTGCGCAAGGGATGA
- the holA gene encoding DNA polymerase III subunit delta, giving the protein MIIAFTGDPFLAKEALLQEASLRGLTHFTEPTPEALAEALSPGLFGQAGAMLDLREVSDGEWKGLKPLLESAPEEVAVLLLDPKPTTARAAFYRTRERRDFPTPKGKDLVRHLENRAKRLGFRLPAGIAHYLASLEGDLEALEREMEKLALLSPPLSLEKVERVVALKPPVSGFDLVRAVLERDAKAAFRHLRRLREEGEEPLRLLGAFAWQFSLLARAWMLLEEHPRPTEADLTRLEAHPYAAKRALELARGLPKQALEASLDALIQAERRAKEGKDPWLALERVVYTLLHLTPAEPA; this is encoded by the coding sequence ATGATCATCGCCTTTACGGGGGATCCCTTTCTGGCCAAGGAGGCCCTCCTCCAGGAGGCTTCCCTTCGGGGCCTCACCCACTTCACCGAGCCTACGCCCGAGGCCCTGGCGGAGGCCCTAAGCCCCGGGCTTTTCGGGCAAGCCGGGGCCATGCTGGACCTGAGGGAGGTGAGCGACGGGGAGTGGAAGGGGTTAAAGCCCCTCCTGGAAAGCGCCCCCGAGGAGGTGGCCGTGCTCCTCCTTGACCCCAAGCCCACCACCGCCCGGGCCGCCTTCTACCGCACCCGGGAAAGGCGGGACTTTCCTACCCCGAAGGGCAAGGACCTCGTCCGCCACCTGGAAAACCGGGCCAAGCGACTGGGGTTCAGGCTACCCGCCGGCATCGCCCACTACCTGGCCTCCCTGGAAGGGGACCTCGAGGCCCTGGAACGGGAGATGGAGAAGCTCGCCCTCCTTTCCCCGCCCCTCAGCCTGGAAAAGGTGGAAAGGGTAGTGGCCCTAAAGCCCCCCGTGAGCGGATTCGACCTGGTGCGGGCGGTTTTGGAAAGGGATGCCAAGGCCGCCTTCCGCCACCTTAGGCGGCTAAGGGAGGAGGGGGAGGAGCCCCTAAGGCTCCTTGGGGCCTTCGCCTGGCAGTTTTCCCTTCTGGCCAGGGCCTGGATGCTCCTCGAGGAACACCCCAGGCCCACCGAGGCCGACCTCACCCGCCTCGAGGCCCACCCCTACGCGGCCAAAAGGGCCCTGGAGCTGGCTCGAGGCCTCCCCAAGCAAGCCCTCGAGGCCAGCCTGGACGCCCTGATCCAGGCGGAGCGCCGGGCCAAAGAGGGCAAGGATCCCTGGCTGGCCCTGGAAAGAGTGGTCTACACCCTCCTTCACCTCACCCCGGCAGAACCTGCGTGA
- the tsaD gene encoding tRNA (adenosine(37)-N6)-threonylcarbamoyltransferase complex transferase subunit TsaD, translating into MWILGIDTSCDDTGVGLVKDGKVVVNLVASQVALHEAYGGVVPELASREHLKVLRPLAERALAEAGIGPKDLSLVAATRGPGLIGALLVGYTFAKGLAWALGRPFYAVHHLEAHIAAAWPEGLEPPFLALVASGGHTHLFEVRGLGKYRLLGATRDDAAGEAFDKVARLLGLGFPGGPEIERLAQEAREKVPFPVPLKDQKGYEFSFSGLKTKAVQLVEAGHPAPALARGFQEAAVEHLAQVVIRAAQDTGHRVLLVAGGVAANRALQARFQEAGLTVYFPPKGLSQDNGAMVALAAWRRHQAGFPPSPLSLGATAYWPLEEA; encoded by the coding sequence ATGTGGATTTTGGGTATTGACACCTCCTGCGACGACACAGGGGTAGGCCTGGTGAAGGACGGGAAAGTGGTGGTGAACCTGGTGGCCAGCCAGGTGGCCCTGCACGAGGCCTATGGCGGGGTGGTGCCGGAGCTGGCGAGCCGCGAGCACCTTAAGGTCCTCCGCCCCCTGGCGGAAAGGGCCTTGGCCGAGGCGGGGATAGGGCCCAAGGACCTTTCCCTGGTGGCGGCTACCCGTGGCCCTGGGCTCATCGGGGCTCTGCTGGTGGGGTACACCTTCGCCAAGGGTCTGGCCTGGGCCCTGGGGCGGCCCTTCTACGCCGTCCATCACCTCGAGGCCCACATCGCCGCCGCTTGGCCCGAGGGGCTAGAGCCTCCCTTCCTGGCCCTGGTGGCCTCGGGAGGGCACACCCACCTCTTTGAGGTTCGGGGCCTGGGAAAGTACCGCCTTCTGGGGGCCACCCGGGACGACGCCGCTGGGGAGGCCTTTGACAAGGTGGCGAGGCTTCTGGGCCTGGGCTTTCCTGGGGGACCCGAGATCGAGCGCCTGGCCCAGGAAGCCAGGGAGAAAGTGCCCTTCCCCGTTCCCCTCAAGGACCAGAAGGGGTACGAGTTCAGCTTCTCCGGCCTAAAGACGAAGGCGGTGCAGCTGGTGGAGGCTGGGCATCCCGCTCCAGCCTTGGCCAGGGGGTTTCAGGAGGCGGCGGTGGAGCACCTGGCTCAGGTGGTCATCCGGGCTGCCCAGGACACGGGCCACAGGGTGCTTCTGGTAGCGGGAGGTGTGGCCGCCAACCGGGCCCTGCAGGCTCGCTTCCAGGAGGCGGGGCTTACCGTGTACTTTCCTCCCAAAGGCCTTTCCCAGGACAACGGGGCCATGGTGGCCCTGGCGGCCTGGAGGCGCCACCAGGCGGGCTTTCCCCCAAGCCCCCTGTCGCTTGGGGCCACCGCCTACTGGCCCCTCGAGGAGGCTTAA